Proteins encoded together in one Pseudomonas arsenicoxydans window:
- a CDS encoding acetamidase/formamidase family protein, whose protein sequence is MTTLLPETDQKPVHRLRVDQYTNGLIGPSQPMLGPLADGGTLITGTPPGCWGPMITPAFEGGHEVTQPVAIAGAEIGDAVAIKIKRMRVTSLATSSGVMSFVEGRYNGDPFVSKFCAKCGTEHPASHVEGIGEDSIRCNHCGAEVSAFRFSHGYVIVFDAQNQVSLTVNQDIANQLAGNASEMSALPEFAAQHSILSLARADIPGVAAHMRPFLGNIGTTPSRDLPDSHNCADFGQYLINAPHRFGMTREELHAAKTDGHMDTNSIREGCVLICPVKVPGAGVYMGDMHAQQGNGEIAGHATDCSGETEVVVEVVKNLTLEGPILLQNLDDLPPMARPMNAEQRQKVRELGERWGQHDIEQSGPITFIGSGENLNVAVENGLKRAASVTGLPYDEVLNRATITGSIDISRLPGTVRVTFLCPMHVLDRIGIGHLVREKYDLP, encoded by the coding sequence ATGACCACGCTCCTGCCTGAAACCGACCAGAAACCCGTCCATCGCCTGCGCGTCGATCAGTACACCAATGGCCTCATAGGCCCCAGCCAACCGATGCTCGGCCCTCTGGCCGACGGTGGCACCTTGATCACTGGCACGCCGCCGGGTTGCTGGGGGCCGATGATTACGCCGGCCTTTGAGGGCGGCCACGAAGTGACCCAACCGGTGGCCATCGCCGGCGCCGAGATTGGCGACGCCGTGGCGATCAAGATAAAACGCATGCGCGTCACGTCCCTGGCGACCTCGTCCGGGGTCATGAGCTTCGTCGAGGGCCGTTACAACGGCGACCCGTTTGTTTCAAAATTCTGCGCCAAATGCGGCACCGAGCACCCGGCCAGCCATGTCGAAGGCATCGGTGAGGATTCGATTCGCTGTAACCACTGCGGCGCCGAAGTCAGCGCGTTTCGCTTCAGCCACGGTTACGTAATCGTGTTCGATGCGCAGAATCAGGTCAGCCTGACCGTCAATCAGGACATCGCCAATCAACTGGCCGGCAACGCGTCCGAAATGTCGGCGTTGCCGGAGTTTGCCGCCCAACACTCGATCCTGTCCCTGGCCCGCGCAGACATTCCAGGCGTCGCCGCCCACATGCGCCCGTTCCTCGGCAACATCGGTACCACGCCGTCGCGTGATTTGCCCGATTCGCACAACTGCGCCGATTTCGGCCAATACCTGATCAATGCGCCGCACCGTTTCGGCATGACCCGCGAAGAACTGCACGCGGCCAAGACCGACGGCCACATGGACACCAACTCGATCCGCGAAGGCTGTGTGCTGATCTGCCCGGTAAAAGTGCCGGGTGCCGGCGTGTACATGGGCGACATGCACGCCCAGCAAGGCAACGGCGAGATCGCCGGACACGCCACCGATTGCTCCGGGGAAACCGAAGTGGTGGTGGAAGTGGTGAAGAACCTGACGCTGGAAGGGCCGATCCTCCTGCAAAACCTCGACGACCTGCCACCGATGGCCCGGCCGATGAACGCCGAGCAGCGGCAGAAAGTCCGTGAACTGGGCGAGCGCTGGGGCCAGCACGACATAGAGCAGAGCGGCCCGATCACTTTCATCGGCAGCGGCGAGAACCTCAACGTCGCGGTGGAAAACGGCCTGAAACGCGCCGCCTCAGTCACCGGCCTGCCGTATGACGAAGTGCTCAACCGCGCGACCATCACCGGCTCCATCGACATCAGCCGCTTGCCCGGCACCGTCCGCGTGACGTTCTTGTGTCCGATGCACGTGCTCGACCGCATCGGCATCGGCCATCTGGTACGCGAGAAATACGACTTGCCGTAA
- a CDS encoding LysR family transcriptional regulator, with amino-acid sequence MTVKQIRAFLAVAQSLSFAVACERLHLSQSALSLTIKALEEGLGGRLFTRNTRNVALTAEGESLVPLARRLIADWDNAEDELRQRFTLQRGRVTLAAMPSFAGNLLPPILKTFRARYPKVNVTVNDVINEQVLEMVRDRQVELGVAFEPTQSSSLAFTPLYMDRFVAVVPKDSPFADLEDIDWQTLLKEPFITLQRPSTVRVMLEEHLQARGMKLPVEFESHQLATVGRMVASGLGVSAVPALCAGQMRELGARCITLRDPVVERAIGVLTKPGIELSAAAQALFDILKAENLGARLTEG; translated from the coding sequence ATGACCGTCAAGCAGATCCGCGCATTCCTGGCCGTGGCCCAGAGCCTGAGCTTTGCCGTGGCATGCGAGCGGTTGCACCTGTCGCAATCGGCGTTGAGCCTCACCATCAAGGCGCTGGAAGAAGGCCTGGGCGGGAGGCTGTTCACCCGCAACACGCGCAACGTGGCGCTGACCGCCGAAGGCGAGTCCCTGGTTCCCCTGGCGCGGCGGTTGATCGCCGACTGGGACAATGCCGAGGACGAACTGCGCCAGCGTTTCACCCTCCAGCGCGGTCGCGTGACCCTGGCGGCGATGCCGTCGTTTGCCGGGAACCTGCTGCCGCCGATCCTCAAGACCTTTCGCGCGCGGTATCCGAAGGTCAACGTCACGGTGAACGACGTGATCAACGAGCAGGTGCTGGAAATGGTGCGCGACCGGCAGGTGGAACTGGGGGTGGCGTTCGAGCCGACCCAGAGTTCATCGCTGGCATTCACGCCGTTGTACATGGACCGCTTCGTGGCGGTCGTGCCGAAGGATTCGCCTTTCGCCGACTTGGAAGATATCGATTGGCAGACCCTGCTCAAGGAGCCGTTCATCACCTTGCAGCGACCGTCGACGGTGCGGGTGATGCTGGAAGAACACTTGCAGGCGCGGGGCATGAAATTGCCGGTGGAGTTTGAAAGCCATCAATTGGCGACGGTGGGGCGGATGGTGGCCAGCGGCTTGGGCGTGAGCGCGGTGCCGGCGTTGTGTGCCGGGCAGATGCGCGAACTCGGCGCACGCTGCATCACCTTGCGCGACCCGGTGGTGGAGCGGGCGATCGGGGTGCTGACCAAACCGGGGATCGAACTGTCGGCGGCGGCGCAGGCGTTGTTCGATATCCTTAAAGCTGAAAATCTGGGCGCGCGATTGACCGAGGGATAA
- a CDS encoding phosphatidate cytidylyltransferase, whose protein sequence is MNLDQKFLWFFGAIAGLLAIASIIGRILASRAKSESSMSTIENLNQRVNAWWGMVIIFFVSYLLGGNATVILFGFISLFALREFITLTPTRLGDHNALFSAFFILIPLQYVLIGTHWYSLFTLLIPVYAFLLLPAIAVLSQDTDAFLERAAKIQWGVMICVYCISHAPALLLLDLEGFKGQNALLLFYLVFVVQMSDVLQYVFGKLFGKHKVAPLVSPSKTVEGLVGGGLSATLIGGCMFWMTPFSFWQSLLMSLVIVVMGFLGGLVMSAIKRSLSAKDWGTMIKGHGGMLDRMDSICFAAPIFFHLTRYFFSAT, encoded by the coding sequence ATGAATCTTGACCAAAAGTTTTTGTGGTTCTTCGGTGCTATCGCCGGCCTGTTGGCGATTGCCTCGATCATCGGCCGGATCCTGGCCAGCCGGGCTAAATCAGAAAGCTCGATGTCGACCATCGAGAACCTCAACCAGCGGGTCAATGCCTGGTGGGGGATGGTCATCATCTTCTTCGTGTCCTACCTGCTGGGCGGGAACGCGACGGTCATTCTGTTCGGCTTCATTTCCCTGTTCGCACTCAGGGAGTTCATCACCCTGACACCGACACGGCTGGGTGACCACAACGCGTTGTTCTCGGCGTTTTTCATTCTGATTCCGCTGCAATACGTGTTGATCGGCACGCACTGGTATTCGTTGTTCACGCTGTTGATTCCGGTGTACGCCTTCCTGCTGTTGCCGGCGATTGCGGTGCTGAGCCAGGACACCGACGCCTTCCTGGAACGGGCGGCCAAGATTCAGTGGGGGGTGATGATTTGCGTGTATTGCATCAGTCACGCCCCGGCACTGTTGCTGCTGGACCTGGAAGGCTTCAAGGGCCAGAACGCGTTGCTGCTGTTCTACCTGGTGTTTGTCGTGCAGATGAGTGACGTGCTGCAGTACGTGTTCGGCAAGCTCTTTGGCAAGCACAAGGTTGCGCCGCTGGTAAGCCCGTCGAAAACCGTGGAAGGCCTGGTGGGTGGCGGTCTGTCGGCCACGCTGATTGGCGGGTGCATGTTCTGGATGACACCGTTCAGTTTCTGGCAGTCGTTGTTGATGTCGTTGGTGATTGTGGTGATGGGGTTTCTCGGCGGGCTGGTCATGTCGGCAATCAAGCGCAGCTTGAGCGCCAAGGACTGGGGAACCATGATCAAGGGGCACGGCGGCATGCTGGACCGGATGGATTCGATCTGCTTTGCGGCACCGATCTTCTTTCACCTGACGCGGTATTTTTTCTCCGCGACATAA
- a CDS encoding NAD-dependent protein deacetylase, with translation MLDRPIREQLDRLQQWMVDQPFMVLTGAGISTPSGIPDYRDNQGVRRGRQPMMYQEFLSAPESRRRYWARAMLGWPRVRQAQPNVAHEALASLQSTRQISGLITQNVDTLHDQAGSHDVIELHGSLHRVLCLDCGQRSERDSIQQLMEAQNPYLAGVDAVQAPDGDTLLDPAFEARFQVPHCPQCAGERMKPDVVFFGENVAQATAAKAMAAVEQAAGLLVVGSSLMAYSAFRLCRAVADQGKPLIAINLGKTRADDLLDMKIEGSCEQLLPLLAQRLTS, from the coding sequence ATGCTCGACCGCCCCATCCGCGAACAACTCGACCGACTCCAGCAATGGATGGTCGACCAGCCGTTTATGGTCCTGACCGGTGCCGGCATCAGCACTCCCTCGGGCATTCCGGACTACCGCGACAACCAGGGCGTGCGGCGAGGCCGGCAACCGATGATGTATCAGGAGTTCCTGTCGGCCCCGGAATCGCGGCGGCGCTATTGGGCGCGGGCGATGCTCGGCTGGCCGCGCGTGCGCCAGGCGCAGCCGAACGTGGCTCACGAAGCCTTGGCCAGTTTGCAAAGCACCCGGCAGATCAGCGGGTTGATCACCCAGAACGTCGACACCTTGCACGACCAGGCCGGCAGCCATGACGTGATCGAGTTGCATGGCAGCCTGCACCGAGTGCTGTGCCTGGATTGCGGGCAACGCAGCGAACGGGATTCGATTCAGCAACTGATGGAGGCACAAAACCCCTATCTCGCCGGGGTGGATGCAGTGCAGGCGCCGGACGGCGACACGCTGCTGGATCCTGCATTCGAGGCGCGGTTCCAGGTGCCGCACTGTCCGCAGTGCGCCGGGGAACGGATGAAGCCGGACGTGGTGTTTTTTGGCGAGAACGTCGCGCAAGCGACAGCGGCCAAGGCAATGGCGGCGGTTGAACAGGCGGCGGGATTGTTGGTGGTGGGGTCATCGCTGATGGCGTATTCGGCGTTTCGGTTGTGCCGGGCGGTGGCGGATCAGGGGAAGCCGTTGATTGCGATCAACCTGGGCAAGACCCGGGCGGATGACCTTCTGGACATGAAGATTGAAGGATCGTGCGAGCAGCTGCTTCCGCTCCTGGCCCAGCGCCTCACTTCCTGA
- a CDS encoding CoA transferase subunit A produces the protein MAGFDKRVSSYEEALAGLEDGMTVIAGGFGLCGIPENLIAEIKRKGTRDLTVVSNNCGVDGFGLGVLLEDRQISKVVASYVGENKLFEDQLLKGEIEVVLTPQGTLAEKMRAGGAGIPAFFTATGVGTPVAEGKEVREFHGRKYLMEESITGDFAIVKGWKADHFGNVIYRHTAQNFNPLAATAGKITVVEVEEIVEPGELEPSQIHTPGIYVDRVICGTFEKRIEQRTVRK, from the coding sequence ATGGCAGGTTTCGACAAGCGCGTGAGTTCCTACGAGGAAGCTCTGGCAGGTCTTGAAGACGGCATGACCGTGATCGCCGGCGGCTTCGGCCTGTGTGGCATTCCGGAAAACCTGATCGCCGAGATCAAGCGCAAAGGCACTCGTGACCTCACCGTGGTTTCCAACAACTGCGGCGTCGACGGTTTCGGCCTCGGTGTGCTGCTGGAAGACCGGCAGATCAGCAAAGTGGTGGCCTCCTACGTCGGCGAGAACAAACTGTTCGAAGACCAACTGCTCAAAGGCGAAATCGAAGTCGTCCTGACCCCGCAAGGCACCCTCGCCGAAAAAATGCGCGCAGGCGGTGCCGGCATCCCGGCGTTCTTCACCGCCACCGGCGTCGGCACCCCGGTGGCCGAAGGCAAGGAAGTGCGCGAATTCCATGGCCGCAAGTACCTGATGGAAGAATCCATCACCGGTGACTTCGCCATCGTCAAAGGCTGGAAAGCCGACCATTTCGGTAACGTGATTTACCGCCACACCGCTCAGAACTTCAACCCGCTGGCCGCCACCGCCGGCAAGATCACCGTGGTCGAAGTCGAAGAAATCGTCGAACCCGGCGAGCTGGAGCCGTCGCAGATCCATACCCCTGGCATCTACGTCGATCGGGTCATTTGCGGCACGTTCGAGAAGCGCATCGAACAGCGCACCGTGCGTAAGTGA
- a CDS encoding HvfB family MNIO-type RiPP peptide maturase, whose translation MQTLITSAKATVGLGLRRGLIKDLQAAGAGDFDFLEVAPENWIGIGGAHGHALRALAERFPLSCHGLSLSLGGPAPLDVGFLQEVRMFLDHYNVPLYSEHLSYCSDDGHLYDLLPLPFTEEAVHHVAARIRQAQDILGRRLAVENVSYYAAPQQDMDEVTFTNAVLREADCDLLLDVNNVYVNSINHGLDPQAFLAGIDSGRVVAMHVAGHFDESDSLKIDTHGASVKPAVWSLLAEAYARFGAQPTLLERDFNFPAFSELVAELQTIRRLQTEGVNRG comes from the coding sequence ATGCAAACCCTCATCACCTCAGCGAAAGCGACCGTCGGGCTGGGCCTGCGTCGCGGTTTAATCAAGGATCTCCAGGCCGCCGGTGCCGGCGATTTCGATTTTCTGGAAGTCGCGCCGGAGAACTGGATCGGCATCGGCGGCGCCCACGGTCATGCACTGCGAGCCCTCGCTGAGCGCTTTCCATTGTCCTGTCACGGCTTGTCATTGTCCCTGGGCGGGCCGGCGCCACTGGACGTCGGGTTTCTTCAGGAAGTGCGGATGTTCCTCGATCACTACAACGTGCCGCTGTACAGCGAGCACCTGAGTTATTGCAGCGACGACGGTCACCTGTATGACCTGTTGCCGTTGCCGTTCACTGAAGAAGCGGTGCACCACGTTGCCGCGCGGATTCGCCAGGCCCAGGACATTCTCGGTCGGCGCCTGGCGGTGGAAAACGTCTCCTATTACGCCGCGCCGCAACAGGACATGGACGAGGTGACCTTCACCAACGCGGTGTTGCGCGAAGCCGATTGCGACCTGCTGCTCGACGTCAACAACGTGTACGTCAACTCGATCAATCATGGCCTCGATCCGCAGGCCTTTCTGGCCGGCATCGATTCGGGCCGAGTGGTGGCTATGCACGTGGCCGGGCACTTCGATGAATCGGACAGCTTGAAAATCGACACCCACGGCGCTTCGGTAAAACCGGCGGTCTGGTCGTTGCTGGCCGAGGCGTATGCCCGGTTTGGCGCGCAACCGACGTTGCTGGAACGGGATTTCAATTTCCCGGCGTTCTCTGAACTGGTCGCCGAATTGCAGACCATTCGCCGCTTGCAAACAGAGGGGGTGAACCGTGGATAA
- a CDS encoding CDP-alcohol phosphatidyltransferase family protein, protein MDDNRRPIKTRSAGWAKYLTDLLVKRDISPNQISVASIAFALAGAVALNIDNGLVGSIICAVGIQLRLLCNLFDGMVAIEGGKKSDIGSLYNEFPDRIADSLLIIALGYAIGHADLGWFAALAAALTAYVRVFGGSIGLKQSFMGPMAKQHRMAVMTGALLLNAIETSLYGTHYSLLVALIVIAAGSAATCVTRTLAISRQLKENAHVDQ, encoded by the coding sequence ATGGATGACAACAGAAGGCCCATCAAGACACGCTCTGCGGGCTGGGCAAAATACCTCACCGACCTCTTGGTGAAACGAGACATTTCCCCCAATCAGATCTCCGTCGCCAGCATCGCCTTTGCGCTCGCTGGCGCAGTGGCGCTGAACATCGATAACGGCCTTGTCGGCTCGATCATCTGCGCAGTGGGCATCCAATTGCGCTTGCTGTGCAACCTCTTCGACGGGATGGTGGCGATCGAGGGCGGCAAGAAATCCGACATCGGCAGCCTCTATAACGAATTCCCCGACCGCATTGCCGACAGCCTGCTGATCATCGCCCTCGGGTATGCCATCGGACACGCCGACCTGGGCTGGTTCGCGGCGTTGGCCGCAGCACTGACGGCGTACGTGCGGGTATTTGGCGGCTCGATCGGTTTGAAGCAGAGCTTCATGGGGCCGATGGCCAAGCAGCATCGAATGGCCGTGATGACCGGCGCACTGCTGCTCAATGCGATCGAAACCAGCCTGTATGGCACTCACTACAGCCTGCTGGTCGCACTGATCGTGATCGCCGCCGGATCGGCCGCGACCTGCGTCACACGCACCCTGGCCATCTCCCGTCAGCTCAAGGAGAACGCCCATGTGGATCAGTAA
- a CDS encoding HvfC family RiPP maturation protein: MDKPSLFQQQTAMGLYLRDPDHCAPPSEMNAVRAQVYRDLIFANLSSLLSGTFPVLIKILGDEHWRTLVRIFLRDYRARTPKFGEIAQEFVEFLASGPQALSEGVWPPFMVELAHYEWVEMALQQSDADPLAPSDVELILQRPLQVSPLAWPLAYAWPVQLVGPDHQPDSAPPQPTLLLVRRAEDWSVKFSELSPLAWRLLQRIEEFPELDGRAQLEGLAMEAGAAGSQDFMASGAALLRQMHGEGVVGVTA; the protein is encoded by the coding sequence GTGGATAAGCCAAGTCTGTTTCAACAGCAAACGGCGATGGGTCTTTACCTGCGCGACCCCGATCACTGCGCGCCGCCCAGCGAAATGAACGCCGTGCGGGCACAGGTTTATCGTGACCTGATCTTCGCCAACCTGTCGTCGTTGCTCAGCGGGACGTTTCCGGTGCTGATCAAGATATTGGGTGATGAACACTGGCGCACGCTGGTGCGGATCTTCCTGCGGGACTACCGCGCGCGCACGCCGAAGTTCGGCGAAATCGCCCAGGAGTTCGTCGAGTTCCTGGCCTCCGGACCGCAGGCGTTGAGTGAGGGCGTGTGGCCGCCGTTCATGGTCGAGTTGGCGCATTACGAGTGGGTCGAGATGGCGTTGCAGCAGTCCGACGCCGATCCGCTGGCGCCGAGCGACGTCGAGCTTATTTTGCAGCGACCGTTGCAGGTGTCGCCGCTGGCCTGGCCGTTGGCCTATGCGTGGCCGGTGCAATTGGTGGGGCCGGATCATCAGCCAGACAGTGCACCGCCTCAACCAACGTTATTGTTGGTGCGTCGGGCAGAAGACTGGAGTGTGAAGTTTTCCGAACTGAGCCCGTTGGCATGGCGCTTGTTGCAGCGGATCGAAGAATTTCCCGAGCTGGATGGGCGGGCGCAGCTGGAAGGTCTGGCGATGGAGGCGGGGGCCGCGGGATCACAGGATTTCATGGCGAGTGGCGCGGCATTGTTGCGGCAGATGCATGGGGAAGGGGTGGTGGGCGTAACTGCCTGA
- a CDS encoding class I SAM-dependent methyltransferase, which yields MDEARLNDFMGKLVGDMGGAAMLANVILGEELGLYRAMADSQPITPEALADKTGCNTRLLREWLSAHAASGYMEHQGGQFRLPEEQALALAIEDSPVYIAGGVGVVASFFHDKDKLVNAMRGNGALAWGDHHPCMFSGTERFFRPGYKAHLVNEWLPALDGVVAKLEGGAKVADIGCGHGASTVIMAQAFPNSRFVGFDYHAPSVTVATQRAEEGGVGGRARFFQGTAKSFPGNDYDLVCYFDCLHDMGDPVGAAKHAYDALKPDGTVLLVEPFANDKLDDNITPVGRLYYAASTFICTPNSLSQEVGLGLGAQAGEARLRKVFTDAGFKSFRRATETPFNLILEARK from the coding sequence ATGGACGAGGCCAGACTCAATGATTTCATGGGCAAACTGGTGGGTGACATGGGCGGCGCGGCGATGCTCGCCAACGTCATCTTGGGCGAAGAACTCGGCCTGTATCGCGCGATGGCCGACAGTCAGCCCATCACCCCAGAAGCACTTGCCGACAAAACCGGCTGCAACACCCGCCTGCTGCGCGAATGGCTCAGCGCCCACGCCGCTTCCGGTTATATGGAGCACCAAGGCGGCCAGTTCCGCCTGCCCGAAGAACAAGCCCTGGCGCTGGCCATCGAAGACTCGCCGGTCTATATCGCGGGCGGTGTCGGGGTGGTTGCATCGTTTTTCCATGACAAGGACAAACTGGTCAACGCCATGCGCGGCAATGGCGCCCTGGCCTGGGGCGATCACCATCCGTGCATGTTCAGCGGCACGGAACGGTTCTTCCGCCCTGGCTACAAAGCACACCTGGTCAACGAGTGGCTGCCGGCCCTCGACGGCGTCGTCGCCAAACTGGAGGGCGGCGCCAAAGTCGCTGACATCGGCTGCGGGCACGGCGCCTCCACGGTGATCATGGCCCAGGCGTTCCCGAACTCGCGCTTCGTCGGTTTCGACTACCACGCGCCCTCCGTCACCGTCGCCACCCAGCGCGCCGAAGAAGGTGGCGTGGGCGGACGTGCACGGTTCTTCCAGGGCACGGCAAAAAGCTTTCCCGGCAACGACTATGACCTGGTCTGCTATTTCGACTGCCTGCACGACATGGGCGACCCGGTGGGCGCGGCGAAACACGCCTACGACGCGCTGAAACCGGACGGCACGGTGCTGCTGGTGGAACCGTTCGCCAACGACAAGCTCGACGACAACATCACCCCGGTGGGCCGGCTGTACTACGCCGCTTCGACTTTCATTTGCACCCCGAACTCGCTGTCGCAAGAAGTCGGCCTGGGGCTCGGCGCCCAGGCGGGCGAGGCACGGTTGCGCAAAGTCTTCACCGACGCGGGGTTCAAAAGCTTCCGGCGAGCCACGGAAACGCCGTTCAACCTGATTCTGGAGGCGCGTAAATAA
- a CDS encoding lysophospholipid acyltransferase family protein, producing the protein MWISNALISVLRFLIGVTARWESPPDLTRQRIYFANHTSHMDTLAIIAALPPEARINVKPVAAADYWGKNAFLSYISQKGLNAVLIERNPAPGVNVLEPIFDVVRAGHSIIIFPEGTRGNQPLPGPFKSGLYRLAETFPEVDLVPIYLENLHRSMPKGKHVPLPIICTIRIGDPMQRIDGEEKQLFLDRARDAIVRLAE; encoded by the coding sequence ATGTGGATCAGTAACGCACTGATTTCGGTCCTTCGATTCCTCATCGGCGTCACGGCCCGTTGGGAAAGCCCGCCAGACCTGACGCGCCAGCGCATCTATTTCGCCAACCACACCAGCCACATGGACACCCTGGCAATCATCGCGGCCCTGCCGCCCGAAGCCCGGATAAACGTGAAACCTGTGGCAGCCGCCGACTATTGGGGCAAGAACGCGTTTCTGTCGTACATCTCGCAGAAAGGCCTGAATGCGGTGCTGATCGAGCGTAATCCAGCGCCCGGCGTCAATGTGCTCGAGCCGATTTTCGATGTGGTGCGCGCCGGGCATTCGATCATCATCTTTCCGGAAGGCACCCGCGGCAACCAACCGTTGCCCGGCCCTTTCAAATCAGGGCTGTACCGCTTGGCCGAGACGTTCCCCGAGGTCGACCTGGTGCCCATCTACCTGGAAAACCTGCATCGCTCCATGCCAAAAGGCAAACACGTGCCGTTGCCCATCATCTGCACGATCCGCATCGGCGACCCGATGCAACGGATCGACGGTGAGGAAAAACAGCTGTTTCTGGACCGGGCGCGTGATGCGATTGTGAGGTTGGCGGAATGA
- a CDS encoding sensor histidine kinase — MKLAIRWPRTLASRLSLIFLIGLILAQALSFGAQYYERYESAKNTMLGNLETDVSTSIAILDRLPADERASWLKQLDRRNYHYLLNEGSPGTSMRDMPMAMSSIKDAIGKDYPMNVTDIPGPQKHFQVHLKLADGSPVTIDVRPSMVPLSPWLPVVLLGQLALMILCTWLAVKIAIRPLTRLAQAVDNLDPNTHAVLLDENGPTEVAHAAIAFNSMQARIAAYLKERMQLLAAISHDLQTPITRMKLRAEFMDDSSEKDKLWNDLGEMEHLVREGVAYARSVHGATEESRRTDLDSFLDSLVFDYQDMGKDVQLSGKSGAVIDTRPQALRRILVNLTDNALKFAGAAELWVETKNGNLSVKVMDRGPGIAEEELAHVMEPFYRVENSRNRSTGGTGLGLAIAQQLALAIGGSLTLSQREGGGLCAELKLPLRPVSQ, encoded by the coding sequence ATGAAGCTGGCGATTCGTTGGCCGCGCACCCTCGCCTCGCGGCTGTCGCTGATCTTCCTGATCGGCTTGATCCTCGCGCAGGCGCTGTCCTTCGGCGCGCAGTACTACGAGCGCTACGAAAGCGCGAAAAACACCATGCTGGGCAATCTGGAAACGGACGTCTCGACGTCCATCGCCATCCTTGACCGCTTGCCGGCCGATGAGCGCGCGAGCTGGCTGAAACAACTGGATCGGCGCAATTACCATTATTTGCTCAATGAAGGCTCGCCGGGCACCAGCATGCGCGACATGCCCATGGCGATGAGCTCGATCAAGGACGCCATCGGCAAGGATTACCCGATGAACGTGACTGACATTCCCGGCCCGCAAAAGCACTTTCAGGTCCACCTGAAACTGGCGGACGGCAGCCCGGTCACCATCGACGTCCGGCCATCCATGGTGCCACTGTCGCCGTGGCTGCCCGTCGTGTTGCTGGGCCAGTTGGCGCTGATGATTCTCTGCACCTGGCTGGCCGTGAAAATCGCCATCCGTCCCCTCACCCGCCTCGCCCAGGCCGTGGACAACCTCGATCCCAACACCCACGCGGTGCTGCTGGATGAAAACGGTCCGACCGAAGTCGCCCATGCCGCCATCGCCTTCAATTCGATGCAGGCGCGTATCGCGGCGTACCTCAAGGAGCGCATGCAACTGCTGGCGGCGATTTCCCACGACCTGCAAACCCCGATCACCCGCATGAAACTGCGCGCCGAATTCATGGACGACTCCAGCGAGAAAGACAAACTGTGGAACGACCTCGGTGAAATGGAGCACCTGGTGCGCGAAGGCGTGGCCTATGCCCGCAGCGTTCACGGCGCCACCGAAGAAAGCCGCCGTACCGACCTCGATTCGTTCCTCGACAGCCTGGTGTTCGACTATCAGGACATGGGCAAGGACGTGCAGCTCAGTGGCAAAAGTGGCGCGGTGATCGACACCCGGCCCCAGGCATTGAGGCGCATCCTGGTGAACCTCACGGACAACGCGCTGAAGTTTGCCGGGGCGGCTGAACTGTGGGTAGAAACGAAAAACGGCAACCTGTCGGTCAAGGTCATGGACCGCGGCCCCGGCATCGCCGAAGAGGAACTGGCCCATGTGATGGAGCCGTTTTACCGGGTGGAGAATTCACGCAATCGCAGCACTGGCGGGACCGGTTTGGGCCTGGCGATTGCCCAGCAGTTGGCATTGGCCATCGGCGGATCGTTGACCCTGAGTCAGCGTGAGGGCGGTGGACTGTGTGCGGAATTGAAGTTGCCACTTCGACCTGTCAGTCAGTAA